The Lacipirellula parvula genome window below encodes:
- a CDS encoding RNA polymerase sigma factor, which yields MAFSDDFSQRVRDCTDRLAAAGVDALGALYDLTAQRLVRFSVTITRNQHDAEDAVQATLVRVANRPALLAGADSPWAYLLQMVRNESLVILRRKRRSGAIATLTDLITRCRVDELEQEETHRAVWRALRALPQEQAEVVVLKIWESLTFAQISEILEASPNTVASRYQYAMSKLASKLTKVGQEGRHA from the coding sequence ATGGCCTTCTCGGACGACTTCTCCCAGCGTGTACGCGACTGCACCGACCGCTTAGCGGCGGCCGGCGTCGATGCGCTTGGAGCGTTGTACGATTTGACCGCCCAACGGTTGGTCCGGTTCAGCGTCACGATCACCCGCAACCAGCACGACGCCGAGGACGCCGTCCAGGCGACCCTCGTTCGCGTCGCGAACCGCCCCGCCCTGCTCGCCGGCGCCGACAGCCCCTGGGCCTATCTGCTGCAGATGGTCCGCAACGAGTCGCTGGTGATCCTGCGTCGCAAACGCCGCTCGGGCGCCATCGCCACGCTTACCGACCTGATCACCCGCTGCCGCGTTGACGAACTCGAACAAGAAGAGACCCACCGCGCCGTATGGCGGGCCCTTCGTGCGCTCCCGCAAGAGCAAGCCGAAGTCGTCGTGCTGAAAATCTGGGAATCGCTCACCTTCGCGCAAATCTCCGAAATCCTCGAAGCCTCCCCCAACACCGTCGCCAGCCGTTACCAGTACGCCATGAGCAAGCTCGCCTCCAAATTGACGAAGGTTGGTCAGGAGGGCCGCCATGCATAG
- a CDS encoding type II secretion system F family protein, which produces MPSPSLDDFMAFNDQLTALVRADVPLGLGLGTNGDAAAATLEKVNAGVARRVSRGESLADAIGDEPTAPAPYRRVMQAGWRSGNVQAALASSSRLAEAAADNRYRARAAFFYPALVAILALLGATAFARFVVPTLIGVYQEFRIADSPTLRLIESLPTTLPWIAAIVVVALIASLLVWLIRRHAPVADAADNRQPSRGANSSGPEFQRRLANGCEQLAELVEAQVPLLESLPLAAEACGEPSLIAAAGAYAVASAQQNAAELQRAMLRFPPFLRWALWQPDESIDRVAALRIAAQVYRDAADRHVERTRLALPMIACIVLGGGATLLYGLLLFLPITNLMQSLAAE; this is translated from the coding sequence ATGCCTTCCCCCTCGCTCGACGACTTCATGGCCTTCAACGACCAGCTCACCGCGCTGGTCCGCGCCGACGTGCCGCTTGGGCTCGGCCTCGGCACGAACGGCGACGCCGCGGCCGCCACGCTCGAAAAAGTCAACGCCGGCGTCGCGCGACGCGTCAGTCGCGGCGAGTCGCTCGCCGATGCGATTGGCGACGAACCGACGGCCCCCGCTCCCTATCGCCGCGTGATGCAAGCCGGCTGGCGCAGCGGCAACGTCCAGGCCGCGCTCGCGAGTTCCAGTCGCCTCGCCGAAGCCGCCGCCGACAACCGCTATCGCGCCCGCGCCGCCTTCTTTTACCCAGCGCTCGTGGCGATCCTCGCCCTGCTCGGCGCCACGGCCTTCGCCCGCTTTGTCGTGCCGACGCTCATCGGCGTCTACCAAGAGTTCCGCATCGCCGACAGCCCGACGCTGCGGTTGATTGAGTCGCTCCCCACCACGCTACCTTGGATCGCGGCGATCGTGGTCGTCGCGCTGATCGCCAGCTTGCTCGTCTGGCTCATCCGTCGTCACGCCCCCGTGGCCGACGCTGCCGACAACCGCCAGCCCTCGCGAGGCGCCAATAGCAGCGGCCCCGAATTTCAGCGCCGCTTGGCCAACGGTTGCGAGCAACTCGCCGAACTTGTCGAAGCGCAGGTGCCGCTCCTTGAGAGTCTGCCCCTCGCCGCTGAGGCCTGCGGCGAACCTTCGCTCATCGCCGCGGCCGGCGCTTACGCCGTCGCCTCTGCGCAGCAAAACGCCGCCGAGCTGCAGCGGGCGATGCTCCGCTTCCCGCCGTTCCTCCGCTGGGCGCTCTGGCAGCCCGACGAGTCGATCGATCGCGTCGCCGCGCTCCGCATTGCCGCGCAAGTCTACCGCGATGCGGCCGACCGTCACGTCGAGCGGACGCGCCTCGCCCTGCCGATGATCGCCTGCATCGTGCTCGGCGGCGGAGCGACGCTCCTCTACGGCCTGCTTCTCTTCCTCCCCATCACGAATTTGATGCAATCGCTCGCCGCCGAGTAA
- a CDS encoding type II secretion system F family protein, with amino-acid sequence MPRFYYQAHSADQQLVDGEIDAESVVAAIAQLEEMGLAVEAIGFATSDTAARLAGRKPSAPSQPLPLLEIVDFSPNDDAILLAQLKKTLARSQPLTPMLRAYAEEIPSSQRRRKLSDICHIIERGDADAALASLPEAPEFWIPLIGSAARSGDLPEVIRNFITESHRADGSRRRWWLLLAYPAFLIGFAFAVLVAFAVLVVPTFRSIFDDFDLGLPKLTMATLEVSAWLTSLRGWLEIFGVVAVVGAILWALRNKLAGWWTFFFGRSPSISRFAGFTAELHRAGLTLPDALRIAGRTSHDWLARASRSLARRLDINQLDNLQPLASRLTATFLFAVTTPASTPTRIRLLETIAECHADRARNRLSWTQGLLGPVAIFVVGFVVAFIAFSLFIPLVDLINNLSG; translated from the coding sequence ATGCCCCGCTTTTATTACCAAGCTCACAGCGCCGACCAGCAACTCGTCGACGGCGAGATCGACGCCGAATCGGTCGTCGCGGCGATTGCGCAGCTAGAAGAAATGGGCTTGGCAGTCGAAGCGATCGGCTTCGCGACGTCCGACACCGCCGCCCGACTCGCCGGCCGCAAACCGTCGGCGCCTTCGCAACCGCTGCCGCTGCTTGAGATCGTCGACTTCTCTCCCAACGACGACGCCATCTTGCTCGCGCAACTTAAAAAAACGCTCGCTCGCTCGCAGCCGTTAACGCCGATGCTGCGCGCCTACGCGGAAGAGATTCCATCCTCGCAGCGCCGCCGCAAGCTAAGCGACATCTGCCACATCATCGAGCGCGGCGACGCCGACGCCGCGCTCGCTTCGCTTCCCGAAGCGCCTGAATTCTGGATCCCGCTCATCGGCAGCGCCGCTCGTTCCGGCGATCTGCCGGAAGTCATTCGCAACTTCATCACCGAATCGCACCGCGCCGACGGCTCGCGACGCCGTTGGTGGCTGCTGCTTGCCTACCCCGCGTTCTTGATCGGGTTCGCATTTGCCGTGCTTGTCGCTTTCGCCGTGCTCGTGGTGCCGACGTTCCGCTCGATTTTCGATGATTTCGACTTGGGGCTGCCGAAGCTGACGATGGCGACGCTCGAAGTCTCCGCGTGGCTGACCAGCCTGCGAGGGTGGTTGGAAATCTTCGGCGTGGTCGCCGTTGTCGGCGCCATCCTGTGGGCGCTCCGCAACAAGCTCGCCGGCTGGTGGACGTTTTTCTTCGGCCGCTCCCCCTCAATTTCGCGCTTCGCTGGATTTACGGCCGAACTCCACCGCGCCGGCCTCACGCTCCCCGACGCGCTCCGCATCGCGGGTCGCACGTCGCACGATTGGCTCGCTCGCGCTAGCCGATCGCTCGCCCGCCGACTCGATATCAATCAACTCGACAATCTACAGCCGCTCGCCAGCCGGCTCACGGCGACTTTTCTCTTCGCCGTGACGACCCCCGCGTCGACGCCGACGCGCATTCGCTTGCTCGAAACCATCGCCGAGTGCCACGCCGATCGCGCCCGTAACCGACTTTCCTGGACGCAAGGGCTCCTCGGCCCCGTCGCGATCTTCGTCGTCGGCTTCGTGGTCGCCTTCATCGCCTTCTCACTCTTCATCCCGCTCGTTGATTTGATCAACAATTTGTCAGGTTGA
- a CDS encoding type II secretion system F family protein, producing the protein MPRSTLLQTPIRIPGPRAWLRRLWPWRTTATQQLTLLRMIALGAEQQLPLAPLLAAWSEDERGVQRRRVRRIAQLINTGAALPVAVEEVSGALRDADVLAIRFGAQSGTLRASLDDAIHDYRPASPWGKGTFGYLAIVSLLFFVLSLFIYVKLVPSMRYILEEYDLDATRSLQWSMAFARFVEQFWWFFVLLISTALYATFSARPGRMLRQSFVGRLFRPLWTLGTADILQKLSVAAAAGRPVAGSISTLARYHFDPAVRRKLLFVRNEIEQGASPWHSLAAVGILTSADEALLASADRVGNRPWALEQLAAAKKRRTWRRLERAGELILPLMVVLLGLFVLLQGLAIMTPLIYITMRLI; encoded by the coding sequence ATGCCCCGAAGCACGCTCCTACAAACGCCGATCCGCATCCCAGGCCCGCGAGCCTGGCTGCGCCGCTTGTGGCCCTGGCGCACGACGGCCACGCAGCAGCTCACCCTGCTGCGGATGATCGCGCTCGGCGCCGAGCAGCAACTCCCGCTGGCCCCGCTGCTTGCCGCGTGGTCGGAAGACGAGCGCGGCGTCCAGCGCCGCCGCGTTCGCCGCATCGCCCAGCTCATAAATACAGGCGCCGCGCTACCCGTTGCCGTCGAAGAAGTCAGCGGCGCCCTCCGCGACGCCGACGTTCTCGCGATCCGCTTCGGCGCTCAGTCGGGAACCTTGCGGGCGTCGCTCGACGATGCCATCCACGACTATCGCCCCGCCAGTCCCTGGGGCAAGGGAACCTTCGGCTATTTGGCAATCGTCTCGCTCCTGTTCTTCGTGCTCAGCCTATTCATCTACGTCAAACTTGTGCCGAGCATGCGCTACATCCTGGAAGAGTACGACCTCGATGCAACACGCTCCTTGCAGTGGTCGATGGCCTTCGCCCGCTTCGTCGAACAGTTTTGGTGGTTCTTCGTCCTGCTGATTTCGACCGCTCTTTACGCCACATTCTCCGCCCGGCCGGGACGCATGCTCCGCCAATCGTTCGTGGGGCGGCTCTTCCGCCCGCTCTGGACGCTCGGCACGGCCGACATTTTGCAAAAGCTCAGCGTCGCCGCCGCCGCCGGACGGCCCGTCGCCGGTTCGATTTCGACGCTCGCCCGGTACCACTTCGACCCCGCTGTTCGCCGCAAGTTGCTCTTCGTGCGCAACGAAATCGAACAAGGCGCCAGCCCCTGGCACAGCCTAGCCGCCGTCGGCATTCTCACCTCTGCCGACGAGGCCCTCCTCGCCTCGGCCGATCGCGTCGGCAATCGACCCTGGGCGCTCGAACAACTCGCCGCCGCGAAGAAGCGCCGCACCTGGCGCCGACTCGAGCGCGCCGGCGAACTCATTCTGCCGCTAATGGTTGTGCTGCTCGGGCTGTTCGTGTTGCTGCAGGGCCTCGCCATCATGACGCCCCTCATCTACATCACCATGAGGCTCATTTGA
- a CDS encoding type II secretion system protein: protein MRRRQAMTLIELLAVISACSVVLGLAASLLLTTMRSVNDTQRFFTGERNALRLARQFRADMHQADGAKIELAAEDGVETLRLQFPDGQTVDYRQNNDRVLRLASLPDDLTAREEFILGDQLQVEFKELDAPRRWVLRATANPLPTATDSTPGPRNVRKTPLRLAIEAIPGRDQRYATAATEESP from the coding sequence ATGAGACGCCGCCAGGCAATGACGCTCATCGAACTCCTCGCCGTCATCTCGGCTTGCAGCGTGGTCCTCGGCTTAGCCGCATCGCTGCTGCTGACGACGATGCGCTCTGTCAACGACACTCAACGCTTCTTCACCGGCGAACGGAACGCGTTGCGTCTCGCCCGCCAGTTTCGCGCCGACATGCACCAGGCCGATGGCGCAAAAATTGAACTCGCCGCGGAGGACGGCGTCGAAACGCTGCGGCTCCAGTTCCCGGACGGCCAAACTGTCGATTACCGGCAGAACAACGACCGCGTGCTGCGCCTCGCGTCGCTTCCTGACGATCTCACCGCACGCGAAGAATTTATTCTCGGCGACCAGCTGCAAGTTGAGTTCAAGGAACTCGACGCCCCGCGGCGTTGGGTGCTCCGTGCCACCGCGAATCCGTTGCCCACGGCGACCGACTCCACGCCAGGCCCACGCAACGTTCGCAAAACTCCCCTCCGTCTCGCCATCGAAGCGATCCCCGGCCGCGACCAGCGCTACGCCACCGCCGCCACGGAGGAGTCGCCATGA
- a CDS encoding DUF1559 domain-containing protein has translation MRNKRTASSGFTLVELLVVIAIIGVLVSLLLPAVQASREAARRCSCINNVMQLNLALQNYEFAHESFPAGSINPTGPIRNIPEGQDVGWIVQTLPYLEQNAMWRSFDQAAGAFAEVNEPVSSHPLEVLICPSYPGNRTNPESTVAYSTYSGCYNDAEQPIDVKNTGVLFLNSAIRFGDIYDGSSNTLLLSESIPDEESELGWVSGTRATLRNTSVFERPYSQPRLAPANVVNDGEMPVEGEETSAEEPEGNDLFVGGFGSFHSGDMINAGMADGSVRPIAPSIDPAILRQLGNRADKTIPGDF, from the coding sequence ATGCGAAACAAACGCACCGCCTCTTCTGGCTTCACGCTCGTCGAACTCCTCGTCGTCATCGCCATCATCGGCGTGCTGGTGAGCCTGCTGCTCCCCGCGGTGCAGGCGTCGCGCGAGGCCGCCCGCCGCTGCAGTTGCATCAATAACGTGATGCAGCTCAATCTCGCGTTGCAGAACTACGAGTTCGCCCACGAATCGTTCCCTGCGGGTTCGATCAACCCCACCGGCCCCATCCGCAATATCCCCGAAGGCCAAGACGTCGGCTGGATCGTGCAAACGCTCCCCTACCTCGAACAAAACGCCATGTGGCGGAGCTTCGACCAAGCGGCCGGCGCCTTCGCCGAGGTGAACGAACCGGTGAGTTCGCATCCTTTAGAGGTGCTCATCTGCCCCTCGTATCCCGGCAACCGCACTAACCCCGAGAGCACAGTCGCCTACTCGACCTACTCCGGTTGCTACAACGACGCCGAGCAACCAATCGACGTGAAGAACACCGGCGTCCTCTTCCTCAACAGCGCGATCCGCTTCGGCGACATCTACGACGGCAGCTCGAACACGCTGCTGCTGAGCGAATCGATTCCCGATGAAGAGTCCGAGCTCGGCTGGGTCTCCGGCACGCGCGCGACGCTGCGCAATACAAGCGTATTCGAACGTCCCTACTCGCAGCCACGTTTAGCGCCAGCCAACGTCGTGAACGACGGCGAGATGCCGGTCGAAGGCGAAGAGACGTCGGCGGAAGAGCCTGAAGGCAACGACCTCTTCGTCGGCGGCTTCGGCAGCTTCCACAGCGGCGACATGATCAACGCCGGCATGGCCGATGGATCGGTGCGACCAATCGCTCCCTCGATCGATCCTGCAATACTTCGCCAACTCGGCAACCGCGCGGACAAAACAATTCCAGGAGATTTCTAA
- a CDS encoding YgaP family membrane protein, with protein MAGNLPFSEKLGSDAIGPEERWFSAAAGACLVGYGLSRISLRSLAAMAVGGYLVYRGSTGKCPIGDKLTNASSALNDMVQRYQGQSGCCNSSASGAVYEQPADMTDCCDDAVDPVDEAAMESFPASDPPSYSTGTSTPSAPIQ; from the coding sequence ATGGCTGGTAACTTGCCGTTTTCGGAAAAGCTTGGAAGCGATGCCATCGGCCCCGAGGAGCGTTGGTTCTCCGCCGCGGCTGGCGCTTGTTTGGTTGGTTACGGCCTCTCGCGGATTTCGCTGCGGTCGCTCGCGGCGATGGCGGTGGGCGGGTACCTCGTTTACCGCGGCAGCACCGGTAAGTGCCCTATTGGCGACAAGCTGACGAATGCCAGCTCGGCGTTGAACGACATGGTTCAGCGCTACCAAGGTCAAAGCGGCTGCTGTAATTCGAGCGCGAGCGGCGCCGTCTACGAGCAGCCCGCCGACATGACCGATTGCTGCGACGACGCGGTTGATCCCGTCGACGAAGCGGCGATGGAATCGTTCCCTGCGAGCGATCCGCCGAGCTACTCGACGGGGACTTCGACGCCATCGGCGCCGATTCAGTAG
- a CDS encoding polysaccharide deacetylase family protein — protein MIRIVCLLLVAVWAAHARAEVPFAAYVVRDSEGGVIRGDVKAKRLSLIFTGDEFGESAEPILETLRERGVSGGFFLTGNFVRDKALRPLVKRMVEEGHYVGPHSDSHPLYAPWDDRRRSLVTADFFKDDLQKNIDGLREAGALAAGAPVLFVPPYEWYNAEQTAWSGKLGVGLINFTPGSGSNRDYAREGDRVFVPSQKILDDILAYEEKDPHGLNGFVLLLHLGSGRRDPFHSQLGKLCEELTGRGYEFVRVDELLLTCDER, from the coding sequence ATGATTCGAATTGTTTGTTTGTTGCTCGTTGCGGTTTGGGCGGCTCACGCGCGGGCGGAGGTTCCGTTCGCGGCGTATGTGGTGCGCGATAGCGAGGGTGGCGTCATTCGGGGGGATGTGAAGGCGAAGCGGCTGTCGCTGATTTTCACGGGCGATGAGTTTGGCGAGAGTGCGGAGCCGATTCTCGAGACGCTGCGCGAGCGCGGGGTGAGCGGCGGGTTCTTTCTGACCGGCAACTTTGTGCGCGACAAGGCGCTGCGGCCGCTGGTGAAACGGATGGTGGAGGAGGGGCACTATGTGGGGCCGCACTCCGACTCGCATCCGCTGTATGCACCGTGGGACGATCGGCGGCGAAGTCTCGTGACGGCCGACTTCTTCAAAGACGATTTGCAGAAGAACATCGACGGGCTGCGCGAGGCGGGCGCCCTGGCCGCGGGGGCGCCGGTACTGTTTGTGCCACCGTACGAGTGGTACAACGCCGAGCAGACGGCGTGGAGCGGCAAGCTGGGCGTCGGGCTGATCAACTTCACGCCGGGGAGCGGGTCGAATCGCGACTATGCTCGCGAGGGGGATCGCGTGTTCGTGCCGTCGCAGAAGATTCTCGATGACATTCTGGCGTATGAGGAAAAGGATCCGCACGGGCTGAATGGATTTGTGCTGCTGCTCCATCTCGGCTCCGGGCGGCGCGATCCGTTTCATTCGCAGTTGGGGAAGCTGTGCGAGGAGCTGACGGGGCGGGGGTATGAGTTCGTGCGCGTCGATGAACTGCTGCTCACTTGTGATGAGCGTTGA
- a CDS encoding glycoside hydrolase family 9 protein translates to MGGAQQRRWTRGVQWLVVAAACLGAQGASAEAWIRVNQVGYLPGDPKIAVLSSDEPLSGEFSVGDFKAAIGDDQGSWGPFPHNYRLDFTKLADAGRYRVKFAEVESPEFAIGADAYAAVPGKLLEFMQLQRCGDNPLTGKCHQEDGFDTVTGEMVDVSGGWHDAGDRLKHMITTSYCVAALFLADAEEEARHGAPLIKKIHPNPDTIYVQIGDDRDHLPPETLWHDDQSDYGRGPGGPRSAWPATGAPEGPKFKNKSTGVANLAGRCAAAMALAGDIETAKSLYALGKAKPGVAMSVPVRSQYYYGESSYFDDMEWGAIELYIATKDKQYLDDAIAFAHQAQGNPWMGEDRHGHYEFFPYVNLAHWRLYPHVGAEDQAKIAEYYREGLERIRLRAIKNPYRLGTPLVWCSTNDVTALATQAALYEQMTGDKTYRELGAEARDWLFGRNPWGVSFVIGVPEHGRASSRPHHLFWKIKKYLPVGGVVDGPVYKDINDGLKFGNSFDNDEFARFQSDVAVYHDLFADFSTNEPIIDGTVSLLLLIDVWK, encoded by the coding sequence ATGGGTGGAGCGCAGCAGCGGCGTTGGACGCGGGGCGTGCAGTGGTTGGTCGTTGCGGCGGCGTGCCTCGGTGCGCAAGGAGCCTCGGCCGAGGCGTGGATTCGGGTCAATCAGGTCGGTTATTTGCCGGGCGATCCGAAGATCGCAGTGCTGTCGAGTGATGAACCGCTGAGCGGCGAGTTCTCGGTTGGCGACTTCAAGGCGGCGATCGGCGACGACCAGGGGTCTTGGGGGCCGTTCCCGCATAACTATCGGCTCGACTTTACGAAGCTCGCGGATGCGGGGAGGTACCGCGTGAAGTTCGCGGAGGTCGAGTCGCCGGAGTTTGCGATTGGCGCCGATGCGTACGCGGCCGTGCCGGGGAAGTTGCTGGAGTTCATGCAACTGCAGCGGTGCGGCGACAATCCGCTCACCGGCAAGTGCCATCAGGAGGATGGGTTCGACACGGTGACGGGCGAGATGGTCGACGTAAGCGGCGGGTGGCACGACGCGGGCGATCGGCTAAAGCACATGATCACGACCTCGTACTGCGTGGCGGCGTTGTTCCTCGCTGATGCTGAAGAAGAGGCGCGACATGGGGCGCCGCTCATCAAGAAGATTCATCCGAACCCCGACACGATCTACGTGCAGATCGGCGACGATCGCGATCACCTGCCGCCGGAGACGTTGTGGCATGACGACCAGTCGGACTACGGCCGTGGACCGGGCGGACCGCGATCGGCGTGGCCGGCGACCGGGGCGCCCGAGGGGCCGAAGTTTAAGAACAAGTCGACCGGCGTCGCGAACCTCGCGGGCCGCTGCGCGGCGGCGATGGCGCTAGCGGGCGACATTGAAACGGCGAAGTCGCTGTACGCACTTGGCAAGGCGAAGCCGGGCGTTGCGATGTCGGTGCCGGTGCGGTCGCAGTACTACTACGGCGAGAGCAGCTACTTCGACGACATGGAGTGGGGAGCGATCGAGCTGTACATCGCGACGAAGGACAAGCAGTATCTCGACGATGCGATTGCGTTTGCTCATCAGGCGCAGGGCAATCCGTGGATGGGCGAGGATCGCCACGGGCACTACGAGTTTTTTCCGTATGTGAATCTCGCTCACTGGCGGCTTTACCCGCATGTGGGGGCGGAGGATCAGGCGAAGATCGCGGAGTATTATCGCGAAGGGCTGGAGCGGATTCGGCTGCGGGCGATCAAGAATCCGTATCGGCTAGGGACGCCGCTGGTGTGGTGTTCGACGAACGACGTGACGGCGCTGGCGACGCAGGCGGCGCTCTACGAGCAGATGACGGGCGACAAGACGTATCGCGAACTGGGCGCCGAGGCGCGGGATTGGCTCTTCGGGCGGAACCCGTGGGGCGTGTCGTTCGTGATCGGCGTGCCGGAGCACGGCCGCGCGTCGAGCCGGCCGCACCATTTGTTCTGGAAGATTAAGAAGTACCTGCCGGTTGGCGGGGTGGTCGACGGGCCGGTATACAAGGACATCAACGACGGGCTGAAGTTCGGCAACTCGTTTGATAACGACGAGTTCGCGCGGTTCCAATCGGACGTGGCGGTGTACCACGACTTGTTCGCGGACTTTTCGACGAACGAGCCGATTATTGACGGGACGGTGTCGCTGCTGCTGTTGATTGATGTTTGGAAGTAG
- a CDS encoding metal-dependent hydrolase, with the protein MTPVGHSLMGLAIGWIAVPAEFSRRAKIVALAAFVALANAPDWPLPGWGHDRYDISHSIFVTLGAITVVAAIATTWLRQTRYFSWRLIVGGAAAWLSHLLLDTFYFGRRGLAMFWPMSEARVSLPLPWFTVMQLKPLVSAHNARVFAIEAAFYGAILAAVIVWRWRRERGRRAL; encoded by the coding sequence ATGACGCCGGTTGGACATAGTTTGATGGGGCTTGCGATCGGTTGGATTGCCGTGCCCGCTGAGTTTTCGCGGCGGGCGAAGATCGTGGCGCTGGCCGCGTTCGTTGCGCTGGCGAACGCGCCCGACTGGCCGTTGCCGGGGTGGGGGCATGATCGCTACGACATTAGCCACAGCATTTTTGTGACGCTGGGGGCGATTACTGTTGTGGCGGCGATCGCAACGACGTGGTTGCGGCAAACGCGATACTTCTCTTGGCGATTGATTGTCGGCGGCGCGGCGGCTTGGCTTAGCCACTTGTTGCTCGACACGTTTTACTTTGGTCGCCGCGGGCTGGCGATGTTCTGGCCGATGAGCGAGGCGCGCGTCTCGTTGCCGCTGCCGTGGTTCACGGTGATGCAATTGAAGCCGCTCGTTAGTGCGCACAACGCTCGCGTCTTTGCGATTGAAGCGGCGTTTTACGGAGCGATTCTGGCCGCGGTCATCGTGTGGCGCTGGCGGCGCGAACGCGGCCGGCGTGCGTTGTGA
- a CDS encoding phytanoyl-CoA dioxygenase family protein has product MDSFCVAEDGFEVVAGLVGSEERRGLIEAVGDVDAAGRRNMLAIAAVAAFAHSRGLVELVRSHTGGEPRAARAIWFNKSPEANWLVAWHQDLAIAVRERVEAPGFGGWSVKEGVPHVQPPAEVLERMLTVRVHLDDADAENGALRVIPGTHLAGRLDAGQIEAVRCERAETICTARAGDALLMRPLLLHASGRSTSERPRRVLHIEYAGWELPHGLAWFDSF; this is encoded by the coding sequence GTGGATTCTTTTTGTGTTGCGGAAGATGGATTCGAGGTAGTTGCTGGGCTTGTCGGCTCGGAGGAGCGGCGTGGGCTGATCGAGGCGGTTGGCGACGTTGATGCTGCTGGGCGGCGGAATATGCTCGCGATTGCGGCGGTGGCGGCGTTTGCTCACTCGCGCGGGTTGGTTGAGCTCGTGCGGTCGCACACGGGGGGCGAGCCGCGGGCGGCGCGGGCGATTTGGTTTAACAAGTCGCCCGAGGCGAACTGGCTCGTCGCGTGGCACCAGGATTTGGCGATTGCCGTGCGCGAGCGCGTGGAGGCGCCCGGCTTTGGCGGGTGGTCGGTGAAAGAGGGCGTGCCGCATGTGCAGCCGCCGGCGGAGGTGTTGGAGCGGATGCTGACAGTGCGCGTGCATCTCGACGACGCCGATGCGGAGAATGGAGCGCTGCGCGTCATCCCCGGGACGCATCTTGCCGGGCGACTCGATGCGGGGCAGATCGAAGCGGTGCGCTGCGAACGCGCGGAGACGATTTGTACGGCGCGGGCCGGCGATGCTTTGCTCATGCGGCCATTGCTGTTGCATGCTTCGGGGCGATCGACCAGCGAGCGGCCGCGGCGGGTGTTGCACATCGAGTATGCTGGTTGGGAGCTGCCGCATGGGTTGGCGTGGTTCGATTCATTTTAA
- a CDS encoding class I SAM-dependent methyltransferase: MSVEAAYTKWSETYDSDPNRTRDLDAIVTRQWLGGRRFGAILEIGCGTGKNTEFLATIADRVTAVDFSPGMLGQAAAKADERGFADRASFAIVDVTQPWPLADGQFDLIVCNLVLEHVADLRFVFSEAARVLAAGGEFFLCELHPFRQYEGTVANFARQGETTAIAAFTHHISEFLGGAAENGFSLARFDERWHGDDAGRPPRLAAFLFRLAPA; the protein is encoded by the coding sequence ATGTCAGTCGAAGCGGCGTATACCAAGTGGTCCGAAACTTACGACAGCGATCCCAACCGCACGCGTGATCTCGACGCGATCGTTACGCGCCAGTGGCTCGGCGGGCGGCGGTTTGGCGCCATCCTCGAAATCGGTTGCGGCACTGGGAAGAACACCGAGTTTCTGGCGACGATCGCCGATCGCGTCACCGCGGTCGACTTCTCGCCGGGGATGCTTGGGCAGGCGGCCGCGAAGGCCGACGAGCGAGGCTTTGCCGATCGGGCCAGTTTCGCGATCGTCGACGTGACGCAACCGTGGCCGCTGGCGGACGGACAGTTTGATCTCATCGTCTGCAATCTCGTGCTCGAGCACGTCGCCGATCTCCGTTTCGTCTTCAGCGAAGCGGCTCGCGTGCTCGCTGCCGGCGGCGAGTTCTTTCTGTGCGAGTTGCACCCGTTCCGACAGTATGAAGGCACGGTCGCGAACTTTGCCCGCCAAGGCGAGACGACGGCGATCGCGGCGTTTACGCATCACATTTCGGAGTTCCTGGGCGGGGCGGCGGAGAATGGGTTCTCGCTCGCGCGGTTCGACGAGCGATGGCATGGCGACGATGCGGGACGGCCGCCGCGATTGGCGGCGTTTTTGTTTCGACTCGCCCCGGCTTAG